From the genome of Flavobacterium ovatum, one region includes:
- a CDS encoding family 16 glycosylhydrolase yields MKTVLLTIVSTFTFCVTVQAQDLTIPPKKYADSIQLEKAPSRLNQEFPLSDQKNSGKWKLLKEYSDEFDSKTLNETKWFPNNPKWKGRAPTYFHPSNVSLEKGELVIKVNKHDNEQLPKDFTHSTGFIKSKKQFLYGYFEAECKLMDAPWVSGFWMTNVDKDWWTEIDICENAPGVVYNRHDLNSNIHVFKSPADQGDVKAHFSRTIKYYFPKELQADYHVWGLEWTAEFIRFYIDGILFREAPNTHWHQPLEVNFNCESNKWFGALPDDKRLDGEFHVKYFRAWDHK; encoded by the coding sequence ATGAAAACAGTACTATTAACTATCGTTTCTACTTTTACATTTTGTGTGACTGTACAGGCACAGGATTTAACCATTCCGCCAAAAAAGTATGCAGATTCGATTCAACTCGAAAAAGCACCTTCTAGATTGAACCAAGAATTTCCGCTTTCGGATCAAAAAAATTCTGGAAAATGGAAACTTCTAAAAGAGTATTCCGATGAATTTGATTCGAAAACTTTAAACGAAACAAAATGGTTTCCGAACAATCCTAAGTGGAAAGGTCGTGCGCCAACTTATTTTCATCCTTCGAATGTAAGTCTGGAAAAAGGAGAGTTGGTCATTAAAGTAAACAAACATGACAACGAGCAATTGCCAAAAGATTTTACGCATTCGACAGGATTTATAAAAAGTAAAAAACAATTTTTGTACGGCTATTTTGAAGCCGAATGTAAATTGATGGATGCGCCATGGGTGTCGGGTTTTTGGATGACCAATGTGGACAAAGATTGGTGGACAGAAATTGATATTTGCGAAAACGCACCTGGAGTTGTATACAACCGTCATGATTTGAATTCGAATATTCATGTTTTTAAATCGCCAGCCGATCAAGGCGATGTGAAGGCCCATTTTTCAAGAACTATCAAATATTATTTTCCGAAAGAATTGCAAGCCGATTACCACGTTTGGGGCTTAGAATGGACAGCCGAATTTATTCGTTTTTATATTGACGGAATCCTTTTTAGAGAAGCGCCCAACACACATTGGCACCAGCCGTTGGAAGTCAACTTTAACTGTGAATCCAACAAATGGTTTGGTGCTTTGCCAGACGATAAACGCTTGGACGGCGAGTTTCATGTGAAATACTTTAGAGCTTGGGATCATAAATAA